One part of the Rhodococcus oxybenzonivorans genome encodes these proteins:
- the urtD gene encoding urea ABC transporter ATP-binding protein UrtD, whose translation MTTSTTSKEPVLGGNAGMSSEYLEVRDLRVSFDGFKAVDGVDLTLLQGDLRFLIGPNGAGKTTLVDAITGLVPATGSVTKSGVELIGKKVHRIARLGVGRTFQTASVFEELTVLQNLDIAAGAGRSALTLLRRRKTVLPAIEEAFEVTGLGSLRDTPAGILAHGQKQWLEIGMLLVQNCSVLLLDEPVAGMSSEEREETGNLLRRIGGERTVVVVEHDMDFMRAFATSVTVLHAGKVLSEGTVEQVQADPRVQEVYLGTAAAGAAPELQPEVSKEDSDARA comes from the coding sequence ATGACCACGTCCACCACGTCCAAGGAACCTGTGCTCGGCGGCAACGCCGGGATGTCCAGCGAGTACCTCGAGGTGCGCGATCTACGCGTCAGCTTCGACGGGTTCAAGGCTGTCGACGGCGTCGATCTCACTCTGTTGCAGGGTGATCTGCGGTTCCTCATCGGACCTAACGGTGCGGGCAAGACCACGCTCGTCGACGCCATCACCGGGCTCGTCCCTGCGACCGGATCGGTCACCAAGTCCGGTGTCGAGCTGATCGGTAAGAAGGTGCACCGCATCGCCCGGCTCGGGGTGGGACGCACGTTCCAGACTGCGAGTGTGTTCGAGGAGTTGACGGTTCTCCAGAACCTCGACATCGCGGCGGGTGCGGGCCGCTCGGCACTCACCCTGCTGCGCCGCCGCAAGACGGTGCTCCCCGCCATCGAGGAGGCTTTCGAGGTCACGGGTCTCGGCAGCCTCCGCGACACCCCGGCCGGGATTCTCGCGCACGGCCAGAAGCAGTGGCTCGAGATCGGCATGCTGCTGGTGCAGAATTGCTCGGTTCTCCTGCTCGACGAACCTGTTGCCGGGATGAGTTCCGAGGAGCGGGAAGAGACGGGAAACCTGTTGCGCCGCATCGGAGGTGAGCGGACCGTCGTCGTGGTCGAGCACGACATGGATTTCATGCGCGCGTTCGCCACGTCGGTGACCGTGCTGCACGCGGGGAAGGTGCTGAGCGAGGGCACCGTCGAACAGGTGCAGGCAGACCCGCGTGTGCAGGAGGTGT
- the urtC gene encoding urea ABC transporter permease subunit UrtC: MSILTSGRYRAWAGFALAALLLFVVAPAVLSDFRLSLLGKFLCFAIVAVGIGLAWGRGGMLTLGQGVFFGLGAYMMAMHLKISDAELRGDTVPDFMQIAGIRALPGYWVPFTSPVVTVLGILLIPGLVAFALGLGVFKRRVKGAYFAILSQALAAAFAILLVGQQTTGGSNGLNRFRTFFGFNLNDPANKQMLFFIAAGVLLTVVAIVRQLMNSRYGELLVAVRDQEERVRFLGYDPANIKLVAYVTAAFFAGIAGALFVPIVGIISPADVGIVPSIAFLIGVAIGGRATLLGPVLGAIGVAWAQSAFSESFPSGWIYAQGLLFIVVVGFFPAGVAGLFALLKRRQKASPDEPSSPGPEDDTESTERMEMAR; the protein is encoded by the coding sequence ATGAGCATCCTGACGAGTGGCCGTTACCGTGCGTGGGCGGGCTTCGCGCTCGCCGCCCTTCTCCTGTTCGTTGTCGCCCCTGCCGTTCTCAGTGATTTCCGGTTGAGTCTGCTCGGGAAGTTCCTGTGCTTCGCGATCGTCGCGGTCGGTATCGGCCTCGCGTGGGGCCGCGGCGGGATGCTCACCCTCGGCCAGGGCGTGTTCTTCGGGCTCGGCGCCTACATGATGGCCATGCATCTGAAGATTTCCGACGCCGAACTCCGCGGCGACACCGTGCCGGACTTCATGCAGATTGCCGGTATCCGCGCCCTGCCCGGTTACTGGGTGCCGTTCACGTCGCCGGTCGTGACGGTGCTGGGCATTCTGCTGATCCCCGGACTCGTCGCGTTCGCGCTGGGTCTCGGGGTGTTCAAACGCCGGGTGAAGGGCGCGTATTTCGCGATCCTCAGTCAAGCACTCGCTGCCGCGTTCGCGATCCTGCTCGTCGGGCAACAGACCACCGGCGGCAGCAACGGCCTCAACCGGTTCCGCACCTTCTTCGGTTTCAACCTGAACGATCCCGCCAACAAGCAGATGCTGTTCTTCATCGCCGCCGGTGTTCTCCTCACCGTGGTGGCGATCGTGCGGCAACTGATGAACAGCCGCTACGGTGAACTGCTCGTCGCCGTCCGTGACCAGGAGGAGCGTGTCCGCTTCCTCGGGTACGACCCGGCGAACATCAAGCTCGTCGCCTACGTGACCGCCGCCTTCTTCGCCGGGATCGCGGGTGCGCTGTTCGTGCCGATCGTCGGCATCATCTCCCCCGCCGACGTCGGAATCGTTCCCTCGATCGCCTTCCTGATCGGGGTCGCCATCGGTGGCCGCGCCACCCTGCTCGGTCCGGTTCTGGGTGCGATCGGGGTCGCGTGGGCGCAGAGTGCCTTCTCCGAGTCCTTCCCCTCCGGATGGATTTACGCCCAGGGCCTGCTGTTCATCGTGGTGGTCGGATTCTTCCCGGCCGGTGTCGCCGGCCTGTTCGCACTGCTGAAACGCAGGCAGAAGGCGTCCCCAGACGAACCTTCCTCGCCCGGACCGGAGGACGACACGGAGTCGACGGAACGAATGGAGATGGCGCGATGA
- the urtB gene encoding urea ABC transporter permease subunit UrtB encodes MDVVIGQLFTGLSIGSILLLAALGLSLTFGQMGVINMAHGEFIMAGSYTAYVVQQVISSATGSLFVSLLVGFVVGGAMGVLLEVTLVKRMYHRPLDTLLVTFGVGLILQQLARDIFGAPAVNVVAPGWLSGGVEILGAVVPKTRLFILVLAVASVVALSLALKRSSMGRRIRAVVQNRDLAETSGISSRRTDVTTFFIGSGLAGVAGVALTLIGSTSPTIGQSYLIDAFLVVVVGGLGQMKGAVIAAFALGLLNSFIEYSTTASIAKVIVFVVIVVFLQVRPQGLFAVKTRSLV; translated from the coding sequence ATGGATGTAGTGATCGGGCAGTTGTTCACCGGGCTGAGTATCGGATCCATCCTGTTGCTCGCAGCGCTGGGACTGTCATTGACGTTCGGTCAGATGGGCGTCATCAACATGGCCCACGGCGAGTTCATCATGGCGGGCTCGTACACCGCTTACGTGGTGCAGCAGGTGATCTCGAGCGCCACCGGATCCCTGTTCGTCTCTCTACTCGTCGGCTTCGTGGTGGGTGGTGCCATGGGCGTCCTCCTCGAGGTCACTCTGGTCAAACGCATGTACCACCGGCCGCTCGACACCCTGCTGGTGACGTTCGGTGTGGGCTTGATCCTGCAGCAGCTCGCGCGGGACATCTTCGGTGCGCCGGCAGTCAACGTCGTCGCACCGGGGTGGCTCTCGGGCGGTGTGGAGATTCTGGGAGCGGTGGTCCCCAAGACACGTCTGTTCATCCTCGTGCTCGCCGTCGCCTCGGTGGTGGCGCTGTCGCTGGCACTGAAGAGATCGTCGATGGGACGTCGTATTCGGGCGGTCGTGCAGAACCGCGATCTGGCCGAAACGAGTGGAATCTCCAGTCGCCGTACCGATGTGACGACGTTCTTCATCGGATCCGGTCTCGCCGGTGTCGCGGGTGTGGCGCTCACCCTGATCGGTTCGACCAGCCCGACCATCGGTCAGAGCTACCTCATCGACGCCTTCCTGGTGGTCGTGGTCGGCGGTCTGGGGCAGATGAAGGGTGCGGTGATCGCCGCGTTCGCGCTCGGCCTGCTGAACTCGTTCATCGAGTACTCGACCACGGCGTCGATCGCCAAGGTCATCGTGTTCGTGGTCATCGTGGTGTTCCTCCAGGTTCGGCCACAGGGCCTGTTCGCCGTCAAGACGAGGAGTCTCGTATGA
- the urtA gene encoding urea ABC transporter substrate-binding protein, giving the protein MRTFSKRALAAPTALAAIGLVLTGCGSKASDTATESTAASCVDTSGDTIKVGSLNSLSGTMAISEVTVRDSIALAVDEINSAGGVLGKKIQIVAEDGASEPTVFAEKAEKLISSDCVAAVFGGWTSSSRKAMLPVFEDNNSLLYYPVQYEGLEDSKNIFYTGATTNQQIVPALDYLKEKGVTSLYLVGSDYVFPQTANRIIKAYAEANGIEIKGEDYTPLGSTDFSTIINKVRSADADAVFNTLNGDSNVAFFREYKNVGLTAQDMPVVSVSIAEEEVGGIGVQNIEGQLTAWDYYQTIDSPENKTFVDAYKARYGAAKPTSDPMEAAYTSVYLWKNTVEKANSFATADIQANADGVAFDAPEGKVTIDGSNHHISKTARIGEIRGDGLIYTVWDSGTPIEPDPYLTSYPWAESLGS; this is encoded by the coding sequence ATGCGCACCTTCTCCAAGCGCGCCCTCGCTGCACCGACCGCGCTCGCCGCGATCGGGCTCGTGCTGACCGGTTGCGGCAGCAAGGCATCCGACACGGCCACGGAGTCCACCGCGGCATCCTGCGTGGACACCTCCGGGGACACGATCAAGGTCGGGTCGTTGAATTCGCTGTCCGGCACCATGGCCATCAGTGAGGTGACCGTCCGGGATTCGATCGCGCTCGCGGTCGACGAAATCAACAGCGCGGGCGGCGTGCTCGGCAAGAAGATTCAGATCGTGGCCGAGGACGGCGCTTCGGAACCCACCGTGTTCGCCGAGAAGGCCGAGAAGCTGATCAGCAGCGACTGTGTCGCAGCGGTTTTCGGCGGCTGGACCTCGTCGAGCCGCAAGGCGATGCTTCCGGTGTTCGAGGACAACAATTCCCTGCTCTACTACCCCGTCCAGTACGAGGGTCTCGAAGATTCGAAGAACATCTTCTACACGGGTGCCACCACCAACCAGCAGATCGTTCCTGCCCTCGACTACTTGAAGGAGAAGGGCGTCACGTCGCTGTACCTGGTGGGCAGCGACTACGTGTTCCCGCAGACCGCGAACCGCATCATCAAGGCCTACGCCGAGGCAAACGGCATCGAGATCAAGGGCGAGGACTACACGCCGCTCGGTTCCACCGACTTCTCCACAATCATCAACAAGGTTCGCTCCGCCGACGCAGATGCCGTGTTCAACACGCTCAACGGAGACTCGAACGTCGCGTTCTTCCGGGAGTACAAGAACGTGGGGCTGACCGCCCAGGACATGCCCGTCGTGTCGGTGTCGATCGCCGAGGAGGAAGTCGGCGGTATCGGGGTCCAGAACATCGAAGGCCAGCTCACGGCCTGGGACTACTACCAGACCATCGATTCGCCGGAGAACAAGACGTTCGTCGACGCGTACAAGGCGCGGTACGGCGCCGCCAAGCCGACGTCGGACCCGATGGAAGCCGCCTACACCTCCGTCTATCTGTGGAAGAACACCGTCGAGAAGGCGAATTCGTTTGCTACGGCCGACATTCAGGCCAACGCGGACGGAGTGGCGTTCGACGCCCCCGAGGGAAAGGTCACGATCGACGGTTCCAACCACCACATCAGCAAGACGGCCCGGATCGGTGAGATCCGGGGAGACGGCCTGATCTACACGGTGTGGGATTCCGGCACCCCGATCGAGCCGGACCCGTACCTGACGTCCTACCCCTGGGCCGAGTCGCTCGGTAGCTAG
- the ramB gene encoding acetate metabolism transcriptional regulator RamB, translating into MSKTFVGTRLRQLRTERGMSQAALAKTLEISASYLNQIEHDVRPLTVPVLLRISEVFGVDTTFFASQDDTRLIAEMREVALDQEMGIDADAQEIADMVASHPGLAKAMVNMHRRFRNTTAQLAAATEDRFSDGSGSGSITMPHEEVRDYFYQRQNYLHELDTAAEELTARLRFHRGDVGGEIARRLETVHDVQIVRRIDLGENVLHRYDPESRVLEISPHLSGGQQVFKFATELAYLEYGDLLDKMVAEGGFTSDESVALARLGLANYFAAATVLPYGQFHDVAEDFRYDIERLSAFYSVSYETVCHRLSTLQRPKLRGVPFMFVRVDRAGNMSKRQSATGFHFSTSGGTCPLWNVYETFAYPGKIMNQIAQMPDGRRYLWVARTVERRAARYGQPAKIFAIGLGCEIRHAHRLVYGDGLDLDESNPGTPIGAGCRVCERVNCPQRAFPPLGKQLDISEHRSSVSPYLIR; encoded by the coding sequence GAGCACGACGTCCGGCCGCTCACCGTGCCGGTCCTGCTGCGCATCAGCGAGGTGTTCGGCGTCGACACCACCTTCTTCGCCTCCCAGGACGACACTCGCCTGATCGCCGAGATGCGGGAGGTTGCCCTCGATCAGGAGATGGGAATCGACGCCGACGCTCAGGAGATCGCGGATATGGTGGCGTCGCATCCAGGCCTGGCTAAGGCCATGGTCAACATGCATCGCCGGTTTCGCAACACCACCGCGCAGCTGGCGGCCGCCACGGAGGACCGGTTCAGCGACGGCAGCGGCAGCGGTTCCATCACGATGCCGCACGAAGAGGTCCGGGACTACTTCTACCAGCGCCAGAACTACCTGCATGAGCTCGACACTGCTGCAGAAGAGCTCACCGCGCGCCTGCGTTTCCACCGCGGTGACGTGGGTGGTGAAATCGCCCGCAGACTGGAAACGGTGCACGACGTACAGATCGTTCGCCGCATCGACCTGGGCGAGAACGTGCTGCACCGGTACGACCCCGAGTCGCGGGTGCTGGAGATCTCGCCGCACCTTTCGGGCGGGCAGCAGGTGTTCAAGTTCGCCACCGAACTGGCCTACCTGGAGTACGGCGACCTCCTCGACAAGATGGTGGCGGAGGGCGGCTTCACCAGCGACGAGTCGGTGGCGCTGGCCCGGCTCGGACTCGCCAACTACTTCGCCGCCGCGACCGTGCTGCCCTATGGACAGTTCCACGACGTCGCCGAGGACTTCCGTTACGACATCGAGCGTCTGTCGGCGTTCTACTCGGTCAGCTACGAGACGGTCTGCCACCGCCTCTCCACCCTGCAGCGGCCGAAGCTGCGCGGGGTCCCGTTCATGTTTGTGCGCGTCGACCGCGCCGGGAACATGTCGAAGCGCCAATCCGCCACAGGCTTCCACTTCTCCACGAGCGGCGGCACCTGCCCACTGTGGAACGTCTACGAAACGTTCGCGTACCCGGGCAAGATCATGAACCAGATCGCGCAGATGCCCGATGGCCGCCGGTACCTCTGGGTGGCCCGCACCGTCGAGCGGCGCGCCGCCCGCTACGGGCAGCCGGCCAAGATCTTCGCGATCGGGCTCGGCTGCGAGATCAGACACGCGCACCGCCTGGTCTACGGCGACGGACTGGACCTCGACGAGTCGAATCCCGGGACGCCGATCGGAGCCGGCTGCCGGGTGTGCGAGCGGGTCAACTGCCCACAACGGGCGTTCCCGCCCCTGGGTAAGCAACTCGACATCAGCGAACACCGCAGTTCGGTGTCCCCCTACCTCATTCGGTGA